One segment of Candidatus Arsenophonus lipoptenae DNA contains the following:
- the argS gene encoding arginine--tRNA ligase — MNIQDFISQKVSNALITVGAPKNTKWQVSTARRAEFGDYQVNGIISIAKSIGISPRELSKKILPLLKLTDIASKIELSGAGFINIFLNKQWISKQIEFILKNEQLVIKQMNPKTIIIDYSAPNIAKQMHVGHLRSTIIGDSIARILEFLGHKVIRANHIGDWGTHFGMLIAYLEKNKKNYTSDIILSDIETFYRQAKKHYDEDEDFAKLSRHYVVKLQSGDKHCKEIWRKLVNISINKNQQIYHRLNVTLTKKDIMSESFYNHMLPDIVTDLMSKGLAINNNGAIVVYLNEFKNKNGDAMGVIIKKKDGGYLYTTTDIACAKYRYETLHADRIIYYTDSRQHQHLMQVWAIVRKAGYIPEKVSLEHHMLGMMLDKNGKPFKTRDGGTIRLIDLLDEAVDRASKLIRSKNLSMPENKLQLIIQSIAVGAIKYADLSKKRTTNYIFDWDKMLSFEGNTAPYIQYAYTRIVSLLKKEKINLIDINESIVLTNEYEKKLAIRLLQFEETILTVACEGLPHIMCSYLYKLAGLFSSFYEYCPILNAENNILKCSRLKLAILTKKTLKIGLKLLGINTIERM, encoded by the coding sequence GTGAATATTCAAGATTTTATTTCACAAAAAGTTAGTAATGCATTAATTACCGTAGGAGCCCCTAAAAATACTAAATGGCAAGTAAGCACTGCAAGAAGAGCTGAATTTGGTGATTATCAAGTTAATGGTATTATATCTATAGCAAAAAGCATTGGAATTTCTCCACGTGAATTAAGTAAAAAAATATTACCATTGTTAAAATTAACAGATATTGCTAGTAAAATTGAATTATCAGGAGCTGGTTTTATTAATATTTTTTTAAATAAACAATGGATATCTAAACAAATTGAATTCATTTTAAAAAATGAACAATTAGTTATTAAACAAATGAATCCAAAAACCATTATCATTGATTATTCAGCTCCTAATATTGCAAAACAAATGCATGTCGGCCATTTACGTTCTACTATAATTGGTGATTCTATTGCAAGAATATTAGAGTTTTTAGGCCATAAAGTAATACGTGCCAACCACATCGGGGATTGGGGGACTCATTTTGGTATGTTAATTGCATATTTAGAAAAAAATAAAAAAAACTACACAAGTGATATAATTTTATCTGATATTGAAACATTTTATCGTCAAGCTAAAAAACATTACGATGAGGATGAGGATTTTGCAAAACTATCTCGTCATTATGTAGTTAAATTACAATCCGGGGATAAACACTGTAAAGAAATATGGCGTAAATTAGTCAATATTAGCATAAATAAAAATCAACAAATTTATCATCGTTTAAATGTCACATTAACTAAAAAAGATATAATGAGTGAGAGTTTTTATAATCATATGTTACCAGATATTGTAACTGATTTAATGAGTAAAGGATTAGCAATTAATAATAATGGTGCTATTGTTGTATATCTAAATGAATTTAAAAACAAAAATGGTGATGCCATGGGTGTAATTATTAAAAAAAAAGATGGAGGATATTTATATACAACAACAGATATTGCTTGTGCAAAATATCGTTATGAAACATTACATGCTGATCGTATAATATATTATACAGATTCAAGACAACATCAACACCTTATGCAAGTTTGGGCTATTGTGCGTAAAGCAGGTTATATCCCTGAAAAAGTATCATTAGAACATCATATGTTAGGTATGATGTTAGATAAAAATGGTAAGCCTTTTAAAACACGTGATGGAGGTACAATTAGATTAATAGATTTGCTTGATGAAGCAGTTGATAGAGCAAGTAAACTTATTAGATCTAAAAATCTATCTATGCCAGAAAATAAATTACAATTGATAATCCAATCGATTGCTGTTGGGGCGATAAAATATGCTGATTTATCAAAAAAACGTACAACTAATTATATTTTTGATTGGGATAAAATGTTATCTTTTGAAGGCAATACCGCTCCTTATATACAATATGCTTATACTAGAATTGTCTCACTTTTAAAAAAAGAAAAAATTAATTTAATTGACATAAATGAATCAATTGTTTTAACAAATGAATATGAAAAAAAATTAGCTATACGTTTATTACAATTTGAAGAAACAATACTAACTGTTGCTTGCGAAGGGTTACCACATATTATGTGTTCTTATTTATATAAGTTAGCTGGATTATTTTCTAGTTTTTATGAATATTGTCCAATCTTAAATGCTGAAAATAATATATTAAAATGTAGTCGCTTAAAACTTGCGATTTTAACTAAAAAAACATTAAAAATTGGTTTAAAATTATTAGGCATAAATACAATAGAAAGAATGTAA
- the cmoB gene encoding tRNA 5-methoxyuridine(34)/uridine 5-oxyacetic acid(34) synthase CmoB, with product MIDFNYFYKQIAVSSLSNWLEVLPNQIKQWKKNTKCHQFKNWQKIVQNLPCITPSNLDLKTGVIAKNMNNQFIKKKQWIIQLLKKLTPWRKGPFDIYDINIDCEWRSDWKWNRISPHISPLMNKKVLDVGCGNGYFMWRMIGEGAKIVIGIDPSQLFLHQFEAIRKLIGNNQKLHLLPLKIEQLPKLSAFDTVFSMGVLYHCRSPLDHICQLKNQLISGGELVLESLVILGNESQCLIPHNSYAKMRNIYFIPSAEMIKLWLEKCGFYDVCIIDQTVTTIQEQRKTTWMEGESLENFLNPNNINFTIEGYPAPLRAVLIAKNK from the coding sequence ATGATAGATTTTAATTATTTCTACAAACAAATTGCAGTTAGCTCATTAAGTAATTGGTTAGAAGTCTTACCAAATCAAATTAAGCAATGGAAAAAAAATACCAAATGCCACCAATTCAAAAATTGGCAAAAAATAGTGCAAAATTTACCATGCATAACGCCAAGTAATTTAGATTTAAAAACTGGAGTTATTGCTAAAAATATGAATAACCAATTTATAAAAAAAAAGCAATGGATTATCCAATTGTTAAAAAAATTAACACCATGGCGTAAAGGACCATTTGATATTTATGATATCAATATTGATTGTGAATGGCGTTCTGATTGGAAATGGAACCGTATTTCCCCTCATATATCACCATTAATGAATAAAAAAGTACTTGATGTAGGATGTGGTAATGGTTATTTTATGTGGAGAATGATTGGTGAAGGAGCAAAAATAGTTATTGGTATAGATCCTTCACAATTATTTTTGCATCAATTTGAGGCAATACGAAAATTAATTGGAAATAATCAAAAATTACATTTATTACCACTAAAAATTGAACAATTACCAAAATTAAGTGCTTTTGATACTGTATTTTCAATGGGCGTATTATATCATTGTCGTTCACCATTAGATCATATTTGTCAATTAAAAAATCAATTAATATCAGGTGGAGAATTAGTACTTGAAAGTTTAGTTATTTTAGGAAATGAAAGTCAATGTCTAATACCACATAATAGTTATGCTAAAATGCGTAATATTTATTTTATTCCATCAGCAGAAATGATTAAATTATGGTTAGAAAAATGTGGCTTTTACGATGTGTGTATAATTGATCAAACAGTAACAACAATACAAGAACAAAGAAAAACAACATGGATGGAAGGTGAATCATTAGAAAATTTTCTTAATCCTAATAATATTAACTTTACAATTGAAGGATATCCAGCTCCTTTACGTGCAGTTTTAATTGCAAAAAATAAATAA
- a CDS encoding amino acid permease yields the protein MIEKKGKELNRVLETRHIELIALGGTIGVGLFMGSASTLKWAGPSVLLAYLIAGLFVFFTMRSMGEMLFLEPVTGSFAIFGYKYLSPYWGYLTAWGYWFMWVTIGISEITAIGVYAKFWFPDTPQWFFVFISIVLVALANLATVRLYGELEFWFAMIKVITIIIIILIGLGLIFIGIGNNFKPVGLTNLINHGQFFIGGSKGFLYALCIVVASYQGIELIGITAGEAKNPQVTLKKAINNILWRILIFYVGAIFIIVTLFPWTQFDQIGSPFVIMFTKVGIVSAAAVINFVVFTAALSGCNSGIYSGGRMIYALAQNGQLPKFLLKVTENGVPAGCIILTIVCLTIGSCLNYIVPNPQTFFIYVYSMSILPGMVPWFVILLSQIRFRKIHKQKLATHNFKSVFFPYANYLTVLFFVCVLVGMAINPDTRLSLIIGGGFLVMISIIYFINYFFIKK from the coding sequence ATGATAGAAAAAAAAGGAAAAGAACTAAATCGTGTTCTTGAAACAAGGCATATTGAACTTATTGCATTAGGTGGAACAATTGGTGTTGGTTTATTTATGGGATCTGCCAGTACATTAAAATGGGCAGGACCTTCTGTATTATTGGCATATCTTATTGCCGGATTATTTGTGTTTTTTACTATGCGCTCAATGGGAGAAATGTTATTTCTTGAACCAGTTACTGGATCATTTGCCATTTTTGGTTATAAATATTTAAGTCCTTATTGGGGATATTTAACAGCCTGGGGATATTGGTTTATGTGGGTAACTATTGGAATATCAGAGATCACAGCAATTGGAGTATATGCTAAATTTTGGTTCCCTGATACACCACAATGGTTTTTTGTATTTATTTCTATTGTATTAGTTGCATTAGCTAATTTAGCCACAGTACGGTTATATGGTGAATTAGAATTTTGGTTTGCTATGATAAAAGTAATCACAATTATCATAATAATTTTAATTGGATTAGGATTAATTTTTATTGGAATTGGTAATAATTTTAAGCCAGTAGGCTTAACTAATTTGATTAATCATGGCCAGTTTTTTATTGGCGGTAGTAAGGGATTTCTATATGCACTCTGTATTGTAGTCGCTTCTTATCAAGGTATTGAATTAATTGGTATTACTGCAGGAGAAGCAAAAAATCCACAAGTTACTTTGAAAAAAGCAATTAATAACATTTTATGGCGTATATTAATATTTTATGTAGGTGCTATCTTTATTATTGTAACATTATTTCCATGGACTCAATTTGATCAAATAGGTAGTCCATTTGTAATAATGTTTACTAAAGTAGGTATTGTATCAGCAGCTGCAGTAATTAATTTTGTGGTATTTACAGCAGCATTATCAGGTTGTAATAGCGGTATTTATAGTGGAGGGCGGATGATTTATGCTTTAGCACAAAATGGTCAATTACCAAAATTTTTACTAAAAGTGACAGAAAACGGGGTTCCAGCCGGATGTATTATATTAACAATCGTATGTCTTACTATTGGTTCGTGCCTTAACTATATTGTACCTAATCCACAAACTTTTTTCATCTATGTTTATAGTATGAGTATACTACCTGGGATGGTACCGTGGTTCGTTATTTTATTAAGTCAAATACGTTTTCGAAAAATACATAAACAAAAATTAGCTACACATAATTTTAAATCAGTATTTTTTCCTTATGCAAATTATTTAACAGTGCTTTTTTTTGTATGTGTTTTAGTAGGTATGGCAATAAATCCAGATACTAGGTTATCATTAATTATTGGTGGTGGATTTTTAGTAATGATTTCTATAATTTATTTTATTAATTATTTTTTTATAAAAAAGTAA
- the trxA gene encoding thioredoxin TrxA → MNNKIIHFSDEDFNIKILNETKPILIDFWAEWCNPCKMITPILSEIADEYKSQLIVGKLNIDKNPKTATKYNIRSIPTLILFKNSEEISRQVGLLSKTQLKEFLDKNI, encoded by the coding sequence ATGAACAATAAAATTATTCACTTTTCTGATGAAGATTTTAATATAAAAATCTTGAATGAAACAAAACCAATATTAATTGATTTTTGGGCAGAATGGTGTAATCCTTGTAAAATGATTACCCCTATTTTAAGCGAAATTGCTGATGAATATAAATCTCAATTAATAGTTGGAAAATTAAATATAGATAAAAATCCTAAAACAGCAACTAAATATAATATTCGTAGTATTCCTACACTAATACTTTTTAAAAACTCTGAAGAAATTAGTAGACAAGTTGGTCTTCTATCTAAAACACAACTAAAAGAATTTTTAGATAAAAATATTTAA
- the wecA gene encoding UDP-N-acetylglucosamine--undecaprenyl-phosphate N-acetylglucosaminephosphotransferase has product MYILNIVADIFLVFLFSVNILFITRKLAKKFGLVDEPNHRKKHHGEIPLVGGIVIFFSINLAFIITNEYIPRKWLYLFCAGILVFIGILDDRFDISVKFRAIIQVIITFIMIFFAELKLNNLGYALGPYQITLGYLSYFTTLFAVLGIVNAFNMIDGIDGLLGGVSCVSFTSLGILFYQNGNMALTFWCFSVIAAIIPYIFLNLGLLGSRYKVFMGDSGSTLIGFTIIWLLLMSTQDAKYTIKPVTALWTIAIPLMDMITTMYRRLRKGISPFSPDRQHIHHLIMRSGFTENQALILITLAATILAAIGMLGEQSKFIPEWIMFMLFIFTFFIYVYVIKRIWKIAHFIKKLNIVAKHNQNKY; this is encoded by the coding sequence GTGTATATACTAAATATAGTTGCAGATATTTTTTTAGTTTTTTTGTTTTCTGTAAACATTTTATTTATTACTAGAAAATTAGCTAAAAAATTTGGTTTAGTAGATGAACCTAATCATCGTAAAAAACATCATGGAGAAATTCCGTTAGTTGGTGGTATTGTTATTTTTTTTAGTATCAATTTAGCATTTATAATTACAAATGAATATATTCCAAGAAAATGGTTATATTTATTTTGCGCTGGTATCTTAGTATTTATTGGAATATTAGATGATCGTTTTGATATTAGTGTAAAATTTAGAGCGATAATTCAAGTAATCATTACTTTTATCATGATTTTTTTTGCTGAACTAAAACTAAATAATTTAGGTTATGCTTTAGGTCCATATCAAATAACATTGGGTTATTTAAGCTATTTTACGACTTTATTCGCTGTTTTAGGAATAGTTAATGCTTTTAACATGATTGATGGTATTGATGGTCTTCTTGGTGGTGTATCTTGTGTATCTTTCACTAGTTTAGGTATTTTATTTTATCAAAACGGTAATATGGCATTAACTTTTTGGTGTTTTTCTGTTATTGCAGCCATTATTCCTTATATTTTCTTAAATTTAGGCTTATTAGGGAGTCGCTATAAAGTTTTTATGGGAGATTCAGGTAGCACATTAATTGGGTTTACCATTATTTGGTTGCTTTTGATGTCTACTCAAGATGCCAAATATACAATTAAACCTGTTACTGCCCTATGGACTATAGCCATTCCTTTAATGGATATGATTACAACTATGTACAGAAGATTGCGTAAAGGAATCAGTCCATTTTCTCCAGATAGACAACATATTCATCATTTAATTATGCGCTCAGGTTTTACAGAAAATCAAGCTTTAATCTTGATTACTCTAGCAGCAACTATTTTAGCAGCAATAGGCATGCTAGGTGAACAATCTAAATTTATTCCTGAATGGATTATGTTTATGTTATTTATATTCACCTTTTTTATTTATGTATACGTTATTAAACGTATTTGGAAAATAGCTCATTTTATAAAAAAATTAAATATTGTGGCAAAACACAATCAAAATAAATATTAA
- the rho gene encoding transcription termination factor Rho has translation MNLTKFKNTLVSELIILGESMGLENLARMRKQDIIFSILKQHAKSGEDIFGDGVLEILQDGFGFLRSADSSYLAGPDDIYVSPSQIRRFNLRTGDTISGKIRPPKEGERYFALLKVNEVNFDKPENARNKILFENLTPLHANNRLRMERGNGSTEDLTARVLDLSAPIGRGQRGLIVAPPKAGKTMLLQNIAANVTNNYPDCVLMVLLIDERPEEVTEMQRLVKGEVIASTFDEPASRHVQVSEMVIEKAKRLVEHKKDVIILLDSITRLARAYNTVVPSSGKVLTGGVDANALHRPKRFFGAARNVEEGGSLTIIATALVDTGSKMDEVIYEEFKGTGNMELHLSRKIAEKRVFPAIDYNRSGTRKEELLTLPDELQKMWILRKIIHPMGDIDAMEFLINKLAMTKRNDEFFEFMKRS, from the coding sequence ATGAATCTTACCAAATTTAAAAATACGCTAGTATCTGAGTTAATAATTCTTGGCGAAAGTATGGGGTTAGAAAACTTAGCACGAATGAGAAAACAAGATATTATCTTTTCAATTTTAAAACAACATGCGAAAAGTGGAGAAGATATTTTTGGAGATGGCGTGCTAGAAATTTTGCAGGATGGATTTGGATTTTTACGTTCTGCTGATAGCTCTTATCTAGCAGGTCCTGATGATATTTATGTTTCTCCTAGTCAAATTAGGAGGTTTAATTTACGTACTGGAGATACTATATCAGGAAAAATTCGCCCCCCTAAAGAAGGAGAACGATACTTTGCACTATTAAAGGTAAATGAAGTGAATTTTGATAAACCTGAAAATGCACGCAATAAAATATTATTTGAAAATCTAACCCCACTACATGCTAATAATCGTTTACGTATGGAGAGGGGTAATGGATCTACTGAAGATTTAACAGCTAGGGTCTTAGATTTATCAGCACCTATTGGACGAGGACAAAGAGGTTTAATTGTAGCACCACCAAAAGCAGGTAAAACAATGTTATTGCAAAATATTGCAGCTAATGTTACGAATAATTACCCAGATTGCGTATTAATGGTATTATTAATTGATGAACGTCCAGAAGAAGTAACAGAAATGCAGCGCTTAGTTAAAGGGGAAGTTATTGCATCAACATTTGATGAACCTGCATCTCGTCATGTCCAAGTGTCTGAAATGGTAATAGAAAAAGCAAAAAGATTAGTGGAACATAAAAAAGATGTAATAATCTTATTGGATTCTATTACACGTCTTGCACGTGCGTACAATACAGTAGTTCCTTCTTCTGGAAAAGTATTAACTGGTGGAGTAGATGCAAATGCATTGCATCGCCCAAAACGGTTTTTTGGTGCTGCACGTAATGTAGAAGAAGGTGGTAGCCTTACAATAATTGCTACGGCATTAGTTGATACAGGTTCAAAAATGGATGAAGTTATATACGAAGAATTTAAAGGTACTGGTAATATGGAATTACATTTATCACGTAAAATAGCTGAAAAACGTGTTTTCCCTGCAATTGATTATAACCGTTCAGGTACTCGTAAAGAAGAATTATTAACATTGCCAGATGAATTACAAAAAATGTGGATATTACGTAAAATTATTCATCCTATGGGGGATATTGATGCAATGGAATTTTTAATTAATAAATTAGCTATGACTAAAAGAAATGATGAATTTTTTGAATTTATGAAAAGGTCTTAA